The Vibrio chagasii genome includes a region encoding these proteins:
- a CDS encoding energy-coupling factor ABC transporter ATP-binding protein, which yields MSIKITTQQISMRYKERVLFHIPELSIGPNDAIYLKGDNGVGKTTLLKILSGLIKPTSGRIQSPTQSWQHNLFPRLKFKDIIYLHQTPYLFDGSVYQNVAYGIRFSKESQKDKRAQIINALRMVGLETLADEHISVLSGGERQRVAMARAWILKPSILLMDEPSASLDKESIERLVIMAEDLLQRGASLVITSHQTNALTDLCKKQWWIKDNTLAESPLLQVIKKNKAQENIYAASNAN from the coding sequence ATGAGTATAAAAATAACAACGCAGCAAATTTCAATGCGCTACAAAGAGCGTGTTTTGTTCCACATCCCTGAATTGTCGATCGGTCCGAACGATGCGATTTATCTTAAGGGCGATAACGGTGTAGGAAAAACCACTCTATTAAAAATTCTGTCTGGATTGATTAAGCCGACTTCTGGCCGTATTCAGTCACCGACACAAAGTTGGCAACATAACCTGTTCCCTAGACTAAAATTTAAAGACATCATCTATCTGCATCAAACACCTTACCTATTTGATGGTTCTGTGTACCAAAATGTCGCTTATGGGATTCGCTTTAGTAAAGAGAGCCAAAAAGATAAGCGAGCTCAAATAATTAATGCGTTGAGGATGGTAGGTTTAGAAACCCTAGCAGATGAACACATTTCTGTGTTGTCTGGTGGTGAACGTCAACGCGTAGCAATGGCACGAGCTTGGATTCTCAAGCCATCAATTTTGCTGATGGACGAGCCAAGTGCTTCTTTAGACAAAGAATCTATTGAAAGATTGGTGATTATGGCCGAAGATCTTCTTCAGAGAGGCGCGAGTTTAGTCATTACCAGTCACCAAACCAACGCGTTAACCGATTTGTGCAAGAAGCAATGGTGGATCAAAGATAACACGCTAGCTGAGTCACCGCTTCTGCAAGTAATTAAAAAGAACAAAGCACAAGAGAATATTTATGCTGCTTCCAACGCAAACTAG
- a CDS encoding ABC transporter permease — MTLWQTTLDALNLLVNFDHDLWQIVAVSFSVSLSAISLVIVPSIIMAFLLAYTEFPGKWALLSVINTLQAIPTVVIGLLMYMMLSRSGPLGDWQLLFTQKAMILGQMLICFPILVAMMHGALQASDRRAVETARTLGVSTTRVACTLIWETRFPLLAAVIAAFSRIVTEVGCSMMVGGNIMGMTRNIPTAIAMESHKGAFAQGVALGMVLLALALALNFFLSSVRGKGYLRT; from the coding sequence ATGACCTTATGGCAAACAACGCTAGATGCATTGAATTTACTGGTGAATTTTGACCACGACCTGTGGCAAATTGTCGCGGTGTCCTTCAGCGTATCTTTGTCCGCCATCTCACTGGTAATTGTTCCCTCTATCATCATGGCTTTCTTATTGGCCTACACGGAATTCCCTGGGAAATGGGCGTTACTTTCTGTAATCAACACATTGCAAGCAATACCAACCGTGGTTATTGGCTTATTGATGTACATGATGCTCTCTCGTTCTGGCCCATTGGGGGACTGGCAATTGCTGTTCACTCAAAAGGCTATGATTCTAGGTCAGATGCTGATCTGCTTTCCTATTCTAGTTGCCATGATGCACGGTGCGCTGCAAGCCAGTGATCGCCGAGCAGTGGAAACGGCACGCACTCTGGGAGTTTCAACCACTCGCGTTGCCTGCACCTTGATTTGGGAAACTCGTTTTCCTCTACTGGCGGCAGTCATTGCTGCGTTTTCTCGCATCGTCACTGAAGTGGGTTGTTCAATGATGGTTGGCGGAAACATTATGGGAATGACAAGAAACATCCCTACCGCTATTGCAATGGAAAGTCACAAAGGTGCTTTCGCTCAAGGTGTGGCGTTAGGCATGGTTTTATTGGCATTGGCATTAGCCCTTAACTTTTTCCTTTCTAGTGTGAGAGGAAAAGGCTATTTAAGAACTTAG
- a CDS encoding substrate-binding domain-containing protein: MKAIPLTIAALSIVSYSASSAEDTTHIKLATTTSTYHSGLLDYLLPEFEKDSGIKVDVLAAGTGKSLRMGENGDVDLVMTHAPKAEANFVEKGYGVLPRKLMYNDFVIVGPESDPAKVESQKAVADVFKAIATNNVTFVSRGDDSGTHKKEMGIWAQTKMEPNFGGYRSVGQGMGPTLNMASEMQGYTMTDRGTWLAYQNKLDLKILFQGDENLFNPYQVILVNPERYPSIHYQAAKTFSDWLVNPKGQKLINDFKLHGKQLFVASAE, from the coding sequence ATGAAAGCAATTCCCCTAACTATTGCAGCTCTATCTATCGTCAGTTACTCGGCTAGCAGCGCAGAAGACACCACTCATATCAAGCTTGCGACAACGACAAGCACTTATCATTCTGGCTTACTGGATTATCTACTGCCTGAATTCGAAAAAGATTCGGGTATCAAAGTCGATGTTTTAGCAGCGGGTACTGGTAAATCACTTCGCATGGGTGAAAACGGTGATGTGGATTTGGTGATGACACACGCACCAAAAGCAGAAGCTAACTTTGTTGAGAAAGGCTACGGCGTTTTACCTCGTAAATTGATGTACAACGACTTTGTGATCGTTGGCCCTGAAAGCGACCCAGCGAAAGTTGAATCTCAAAAAGCAGTGGCGGATGTATTTAAAGCGATTGCGACAAACAATGTAACGTTTGTGTCTCGTGGTGATGATTCAGGTACACATAAGAAAGAGATGGGTATCTGGGCTCAAACTAAGATGGAGCCAAACTTTGGCGGCTACCGCAGCGTTGGTCAAGGCATGGGCCCTACTCTAAACATGGCGTCAGAGATGCAAGGTTACACAATGACTGACCGTGGCACTTGGCTGGCTTACCAAAACAAATTGGATCTAAAAATTCTTTTCCAAGGTGACGAAAACCTATTCAACCCTTACCAAGTGATTCTAGTTAACCCAGAGCGTTACCCAAGCATTCACTACCAAGCAGCAAAAACGTTCAGCGATTGGTTGGTTAACCCTAAAGGTCAAAAACTGATTAACGACTTTAAGCTGCACGGCAAGCAACTGTTTGTTGCGAGTGCTGAGTAG
- a CDS encoding sigma-54-dependent transcriptional regulator, which yields MSLPSSNASNLNPNTLTQYQAFSVLVVDDEIGMQAILKKALGQYFGKVSSAGSVEEAETLRCNEHFDLIVLDINLPGRSGIEWEEAFNDSDRKADVIFMTGYADLEMTISALKLGASDFILKPFNLEQMIQAVLRCMDKRLDQRMQYALKRDVSRHIKTEIIGSSDKTKQLKLLISQFAPSRASLLVEGESGTGKELVARGVHEASKRTGPFVPINCGAIAPELLESELFGHTSGAFTGAKKSREGLFRVANGGTLFLDEIGEMPLPMQAALLRVLEQRTIRPVGSEKEISVDVRVVAATNRNLQEEVEKGHFRRDLFYRLNVLKIDVTPLRERPSDLIELVPYFTRLLSSELGMPIPNWAHEDILAMNEYEWPGNIRELKNLVERCILLDKPPAHYWREINGDPAPASISVTVSHGAEVPNLNTTDAAEGYPNTWTLKEVEKAHIEQLVSFHDGNKSAAARDLGVARKTLERKYKDWNTEGSEYAD from the coding sequence ATGTCTTTACCTAGTTCAAACGCCTCTAACCTCAATCCAAACACCTTGACTCAATATCAGGCGTTTTCGGTCCTGGTGGTCGATGATGAAATTGGCATGCAGGCAATTTTAAAGAAAGCACTAGGTCAGTACTTTGGCAAGGTGTCGAGTGCAGGCTCAGTAGAAGAAGCAGAAACGCTACGTTGCAATGAACACTTCGACCTGATCGTTCTCGATATTAATCTTCCTGGTCGCTCTGGTATTGAGTGGGAAGAAGCCTTCAATGATAGCGACCGAAAAGCAGATGTTATCTTTATGACTGGCTATGCCGATCTGGAGATGACCATATCAGCACTCAAGCTCGGTGCTTCAGATTTCATTTTAAAGCCATTCAACTTAGAACAGATGATTCAAGCTGTACTTCGTTGTATGGATAAGCGCCTTGACCAAAGAATGCAGTACGCGTTGAAGCGTGATGTCAGCCGCCACATCAAAACCGAGATTATTGGTAGCTCAGATAAGACCAAACAACTTAAGCTTCTTATTAGCCAATTTGCTCCGTCAAGAGCGTCCTTGTTAGTAGAAGGTGAGTCTGGTACCGGTAAAGAATTGGTTGCACGTGGTGTTCATGAAGCCAGTAAACGAACTGGGCCATTTGTCCCAATCAACTGTGGTGCGATTGCTCCAGAACTTCTTGAAAGTGAATTATTTGGCCACACCTCCGGTGCCTTTACTGGTGCGAAGAAGAGTAGAGAAGGTTTATTCAGAGTGGCTAATGGCGGTACGCTATTCCTTGATGAAATTGGCGAAATGCCACTGCCTATGCAAGCTGCACTGCTGCGAGTGCTCGAGCAACGTACCATTCGCCCCGTCGGTAGCGAGAAAGAGATATCCGTAGACGTTCGTGTTGTCGCGGCAACCAACAGGAATCTTCAGGAAGAGGTCGAGAAAGGGCACTTCCGCCGCGACCTATTTTACCGACTCAATGTACTTAAGATTGATGTGACTCCGTTACGCGAACGACCATCCGATCTGATTGAGCTTGTTCCATATTTTACGCGCCTTTTATCGAGTGAATTAGGTATGCCGATACCTAATTGGGCACATGAAGATATCTTAGCGATGAATGAATACGAATGGCCGGGCAATATTCGCGAGCTTAAAAACCTCGTGGAGCGCTGCATTCTGTTAGACAAACCACCAGCTCACTATTGGCGAGAGATAAATGGCGACCCGGCACCTGCGAGCATTTCAGTGACGGTGTCACATGGTGCTGAAGTGCCGAACTTGAATACAACGGACGCTGCTGAAGGCTATCCAAACACTTGGACACTTAAAGAAGTGGAGAAAGCACATATCGAACAGCTTGTGAGTTTTCACGATGGTAATAAGTCTGCAGCGGCAAGAGACCTTGGCGTTGCTCGTAAAACCTTAGAACGCAAATACAAAGACTGGAACACAGAAGGCTCAGAATATGCCGATTAG
- a CDS encoding sensor histidine kinase → MPIRRQWWAKWAFRFKTMVRYRLLFLTSAPIFLTLCALVAITFYWSVHYTWQGALIDVDERLDVADNSIHLIQNQQAYNVRAFAESYNFRMKLANDVPQDELIRWVSENKSRYELDFLRWRSVESMEKKLEYLNLTHKSSFFSVLDSSELDYLDRDLAKKADVPMLNGHDVETRGLVSRTIVSIKDKHDHVIGFLDGGILLNNSTQLVDQISNLIYPQREGFNRHVGTVTVFLDDLRVSTNVPLSSEDSAGRAIGTRVSHEVHSKVLNEGKEWLDRAYVYDAWYITAYQPIHDQFGNVIGMLYTGYLIWPLIETYLTNLGEISITIVLLLMVSGLIVHRGARDLFNPIERIHKVVKLVQMGQDKRIGTLGLDDQHELTLLAKQFDKMLDLLHERNQEIQQAALELECKVHSRTASLKEKTEELELHIKLLNQARDKLVVNEKLAALGELTAGIAHEINNPTAVILGNVELMKFELGDDVSRVEEEVHAIMEQIDRIRNITRSLLQYSRHGGVQDEITWQHINPIVDESITLVKTGAKKRGMVYVSNLNAKTSVEVNRNQLLQILVNLQMNAIHAMDGQGTLTISSEDWVENGVSHGAIVHVEDEGCGIKEEQLKRIFSPFYTTKRDGTGLGLSVSQSILSQIGGEIRVESEVGKGSRFSIYLQQKATPQLLVSNL, encoded by the coding sequence ATGCCGATTAGACGTCAGTGGTGGGCAAAGTGGGCGTTCCGCTTCAAAACCATGGTGCGCTACCGTTTACTGTTTCTCACGTCAGCACCGATCTTTCTTACACTGTGCGCGCTCGTTGCGATCACCTTTTATTGGTCTGTTCACTATACGTGGCAAGGCGCTTTGATCGATGTTGATGAACGTCTCGACGTCGCAGACAACAGTATTCATCTGATTCAAAACCAACAAGCTTATAACGTGCGCGCATTTGCTGAGTCTTACAACTTTCGAATGAAGCTTGCGAACGACGTGCCTCAAGATGAACTCATTCGTTGGGTCTCAGAGAATAAGTCACGATACGAGCTCGATTTTTTACGCTGGCGCAGCGTAGAAAGCATGGAAAAGAAGCTTGAATATCTGAATCTCACACATAAATCATCGTTTTTCAGTGTGTTAGACAGTAGTGAACTCGATTACTTAGATCGTGATCTTGCAAAAAAGGCAGATGTTCCGATGCTTAATGGTCATGATGTTGAAACACGTGGCTTGGTTAGCCGTACTATCGTATCTATTAAAGATAAACATGATCATGTGATCGGCTTTCTTGATGGCGGGATCTTGTTGAATAACAGCACTCAGTTGGTCGATCAAATCAGCAACCTGATCTATCCGCAGAGAGAGGGCTTCAACCGCCATGTAGGAACCGTCACCGTATTTCTTGACGACCTTCGTGTGAGCACTAACGTGCCATTAAGCAGTGAAGACAGTGCAGGGCGTGCAATTGGTACGCGAGTTTCTCACGAGGTTCACTCTAAAGTCTTAAACGAGGGCAAAGAGTGGCTCGACAGAGCATATGTATACGATGCATGGTACATAACAGCTTATCAACCAATTCACGACCAGTTTGGCAACGTGATCGGCATGCTATATACCGGTTACCTAATCTGGCCGCTCATTGAAACCTACCTGACTAACCTTGGCGAAATCAGCATTACTATCGTTCTGTTGTTGATGGTTTCAGGTTTGATCGTTCACAGAGGTGCGCGCGACCTTTTCAACCCTATCGAACGCATTCATAAAGTGGTGAAGCTAGTACAGATGGGGCAAGACAAGCGAATTGGTACGTTAGGACTGGATGATCAACATGAGCTTACCTTACTTGCTAAACAATTCGACAAGATGTTGGATCTACTGCATGAGCGCAATCAAGAGATTCAACAAGCGGCGTTAGAACTCGAGTGTAAAGTCCATTCTCGCACCGCTAGTTTGAAAGAGAAAACCGAAGAACTCGAGCTGCATATCAAGCTGCTAAACCAAGCCAGAGATAAGCTGGTGGTCAATGAGAAACTGGCAGCGCTCGGTGAGCTAACCGCAGGTATTGCTCACGAGATCAACAATCCAACAGCGGTAATCCTTGGCAACGTTGAGTTGATGAAATTTGAACTAGGGGATGACGTAAGCCGTGTCGAAGAAGAAGTCCATGCCATCATGGAGCAAATCGACCGAATTCGAAATATTACGCGAAGCTTGCTGCAATACAGCCGACACGGTGGCGTGCAGGATGAGATCACGTGGCAACACATCAACCCGATCGTCGATGAAAGTATCACGCTCGTGAAAACTGGGGCGAAAAAGCGCGGCATGGTTTACGTTTCGAACTTAAACGCTAAAACATCGGTTGAAGTAAATCGAAACCAACTGCTGCAGATTCTGGTCAACCTACAAATGAATGCGATTCATGCGATGGACGGGCAGGGAACATTAACGATTTCGAGTGAAGATTGGGTTGAGAACGGCGTATCTCATGGTGCTATCGTACATGTTGAAGACGAAGGTTGTGGCATCAAAGAAGAGCAGTTAAAACGAATCTTCTCACCATTCTATACAACGAAACGAGACGGTACTGGCTTAGGCTTATCCGTATCTCAAAGTATCTTAAGTCAAATTGGTGGCGAGATACGCGTAGAATCAGAAGTGGGTAAAGGAAGCCGCTTTAGTATCTACCTTCAGCAAAAAGCGACACCACAGTTATTGGTGTCTAACCTCTAA
- a CDS encoding methyl-accepting chemotaxis protein codes for MKLSNLSIKSKLASIVVLSVVLLVMASTFNLMQQRASSMEERQDKLSAQVETAVSLAGYYYSHRSALGEEVAKERALQAIKTLRYDNTNYFWILNQQLNIISHPLKPELNGTNAGNLKDGAGKHHWREMVTISRSPQEKGFLDYQWMSPQGELKDKISYVQLFPEWNWIIGSGILVADIQEAFYALALKEGMVAVVLSGLLFAMGYAISNNIIVPLNKLIDNTHKIADGDLRVRMNMTRKDELGDMSHQIDTMLDKLQTTLRTANESADLSSNMASHIAQASEEAATSVNSQHAQLELLSTAMTEMSATISDVAMNAENTAASTNKVVDHANQNDENMKVTATTISQVSENISTANNLVRDLQSGVTEISQVVGVIRDVSEQTNLLALNAAIEAARAGEQGRGFAVVADEVRNLASRTQNSTNEVQSTIEKLTQQAERTFNAMQSSNEKVDHSVVASNETRQQLDVIVNELHNANDMVSQIAAASEQQSTVATEMSESVTGIHLAANEVLQASQSLAEDSQKMANTTEHLTEQLKYFKV; via the coding sequence ATGAAATTAAGTAACTTATCTATCAAGTCAAAACTCGCCTCAATTGTCGTTCTATCGGTTGTACTGCTAGTAATGGCATCTACATTTAACCTCATGCAGCAAAGAGCCAGCTCTATGGAAGAGCGGCAAGATAAGCTCAGTGCTCAAGTTGAAACCGCCGTAAGCTTAGCCGGCTATTACTACAGCCACCGTAGTGCGCTAGGTGAAGAAGTCGCAAAGGAGCGAGCGCTGCAAGCCATTAAGACGCTTCGTTATGACAACACCAATTACTTCTGGATTCTTAACCAGCAGCTCAACATTATTAGTCATCCGCTCAAACCAGAACTTAATGGTACTAACGCGGGTAATTTGAAAGACGGAGCAGGAAAGCACCATTGGCGTGAAATGGTGACGATTTCACGCTCTCCTCAAGAGAAAGGCTTTCTCGATTACCAGTGGATGAGCCCTCAAGGTGAGCTCAAAGATAAAATCTCTTACGTACAACTCTTCCCAGAATGGAACTGGATTATTGGCTCAGGAATACTGGTCGCTGATATTCAAGAGGCTTTCTACGCATTAGCACTTAAAGAAGGCATGGTCGCGGTTGTTTTATCAGGCTTACTGTTTGCGATGGGTTATGCGATTTCAAATAACATAATCGTCCCTCTTAACAAGCTTATCGACAACACGCATAAGATTGCCGATGGTGACCTTCGTGTTCGTATGAATATGACACGTAAAGATGAGTTGGGCGATATGAGCCACCAGATCGACACCATGCTCGACAAACTGCAAACAACGCTTCGTACAGCAAACGAGTCTGCAGATCTGTCGAGTAATATGGCAAGTCATATCGCTCAGGCCAGTGAAGAGGCAGCAACCAGTGTGAATTCGCAACATGCGCAGCTTGAACTGTTATCGACAGCAATGACAGAGATGAGCGCGACCATTTCAGATGTCGCGATGAATGCAGAAAACACCGCTGCGAGTACCAACAAAGTGGTCGATCACGCTAACCAAAATGATGAAAACATGAAGGTTACGGCAACGACGATATCTCAAGTATCTGAGAACATTTCAACTGCAAATAACTTGGTCAGAGATCTTCAATCTGGTGTTACAGAGATAAGCCAAGTGGTTGGGGTAATTCGCGATGTATCAGAACAAACCAATTTACTGGCACTCAACGCTGCGATTGAAGCAGCACGCGCAGGGGAACAAGGGCGCGGTTTTGCTGTAGTTGCTGATGAAGTTCGTAACCTAGCAAGTCGCACGCAGAACTCTACCAACGAAGTGCAATCGACCATTGAGAAGCTAACACAACAAGCTGAACGTACATTTAATGCTATGCAAAGTAGCAATGAGAAAGTGGACCACAGCGTGGTTGCATCTAACGAGACACGCCAGCAACTCGATGTAATTGTGAATGAGCTACACAACGCCAACGATATGGTTTCGCAAATTGCTGCAGCATCCGAGCAGCAGAGCACAGTAGCAACAGAGATGAGTGAGAGTGTCACTGGTATTCACTTGGCCGCTAACGAAGTACTACAGGCTTCACAATCGTTGGCTGAAGACAGTCAGAAGATGGCAAACACCACTGAACATCTCACTGAACAGTTGAAGTACTTTAAGGTTTAG
- a CDS encoding mechanosensitive ion channel family protein encodes MKKLFVLLLVGFATAVSFPTYATEELANVENISKIASLVRWSGVFFSIIVIAAMWLLLKFINSMVTSFGSQFVQYRMLLQKLQSFMQFFIYVSTGLIVFMMSFRINDQILALIGGTLAVSVGFALKDLAASFIAGITVMIDRPFQVGDRVTFEGNYGDIITIGLRSVRMRTLNDDIITIPNNKFLNEVTTSGNYGALDMQVVIPFYVGMDEDITLARDLIQEAASSSRYIHLPKPVTVLVKQTITDNYLAIQLTCKAYVVDTAYEKLFETDITLRVMKEFKKHSINPPKISVAAHS; translated from the coding sequence ATGAAGAAGTTATTTGTCCTATTACTTGTTGGCTTTGCGACGGCGGTAAGTTTCCCGACTTACGCGACAGAAGAGTTAGCCAATGTAGAAAACATTTCTAAGATTGCGAGTTTGGTTCGTTGGAGTGGCGTGTTCTTCTCTATCATCGTCATTGCAGCGATGTGGTTGTTATTGAAGTTCATTAACTCAATGGTGACGAGCTTTGGTAGCCAATTCGTGCAATATCGAATGCTGCTGCAAAAGCTTCAATCGTTCATGCAATTCTTCATTTACGTGAGCACTGGTCTTATCGTGTTCATGATGAGTTTCCGCATCAACGACCAAATCTTGGCTCTGATTGGCGGTACCCTAGCGGTGTCGGTCGGCTTTGCGCTTAAAGACTTGGCGGCCTCTTTCATCGCGGGTATCACCGTAATGATTGATAGACCATTCCAAGTAGGTGACCGTGTCACGTTCGAAGGTAACTATGGTGACATTATTACTATCGGCTTACGCTCAGTACGTATGAGAACTTTGAACGACGACATCATTACGATTCCAAACAACAAGTTCCTAAACGAAGTGACCACCAGTGGTAACTATGGGGCGTTGGATATGCAGGTGGTGATCCCGTTTTATGTCGGTATGGATGAGGACATTACCCTCGCCCGTGATCTAATTCAGGAAGCGGCCTCATCAAGCCGTTACATCCACCTACCTAAGCCTGTGACGGTATTGGTGAAACAGACCATTACTGACAACTACCTAGCAATACAGTTAACCTGTAAGGCTTATGTGGTCGATACAGCCTATGAGAAACTATTCGAGACAGATATTACGCTTCGTGTCATGAAAGAGTTTAAGAAACACAGCATCAACCCACCTAAAATCTCAGTGGCTGCCCACTCTTAA
- a CDS encoding ATP-binding protein, translated as MRSLPRFLFLILAMLSWPSHANLEYDLQSQPQVSDIAQDLTNRIDELPDPLFMEASDKRKVNLLLAEVLRVQNQQIATFDKRLKAYRENSEPKQWFDVESSYVTLNSLNVSKQHLLEQSTTSNRERLTGFGPYGVTQFKQEWELTKLNVEYLVYFQIRSFKALIKDIFISPVPVIGAALKVLFIYFALVWWLANSKRLIELFRVNLLEAKPNPPFLIRLIWYVSRADRAIAWLIAITLSLRVLSSIPSLQHLIFLEIFTWWILGGSIAISFILEFAYRMGRTSNKEVIALRLSTIRRYVWSFIVAGVILQISSITLGRGTIYSWIYSVLFFWFVLVTISVLRLWRAKVFNSLEHISDRPVWVNWAVNRQDTFLLNIIATALGIAWLSVYHFQHRIMSLLSNYTVFSQALAYLFRIEVAKQSDLDKNQKNLVRIKGDQTYEYILPGSIDSELIDYAGDEVKQLSRYLMSDSPAICIVSGERGVGATTLLYTLLHKVSNAEPIYVSCPYAGYQELLCHLAVSIGLEEDATEIQILAHLRKSETTYLIAIDNAQRLVKPMVGGLSDLIRLTNLLRRSKKNHRIVMSIAKSSWRFVDRARGERLLFDLVCFLPRWTEKQVGELLSSRINTELEKPLSFDGLVVPKQWDQDDMSEEERARQGFYRILWHYSDGNPTVALRFFRLSLNRNKETDQAVVRLFHVPEAQELENMPKPMLAVLRSIVQLEIASTEVLSECTQLSIAEITGILRYFESRSYIGWNEDKARISDHWFRHITNVLDRQHLLVK; from the coding sequence ATGCGTTCATTACCGCGCTTCTTATTCCTCATATTAGCAATGCTCTCATGGCCGAGTCATGCCAACTTGGAATATGACTTACAATCACAACCTCAGGTCTCTGACATTGCCCAAGATCTGACTAATCGTATCGATGAGCTTCCCGACCCTCTTTTTATGGAGGCGTCAGATAAGCGCAAGGTAAATCTGTTGCTCGCTGAAGTGCTGCGTGTTCAGAATCAGCAAATCGCAACGTTCGATAAACGACTCAAGGCTTATCGAGAAAACAGCGAGCCAAAACAGTGGTTCGATGTAGAGTCTAGCTACGTCACGTTGAACAGTTTGAATGTGAGCAAGCAGCACTTATTGGAGCAAAGCACCACAAGTAACAGAGAACGCTTGACCGGTTTTGGTCCTTACGGTGTTACCCAGTTCAAGCAAGAGTGGGAACTGACAAAGCTAAACGTCGAATACTTGGTGTATTTCCAAATACGCAGCTTCAAAGCGCTTATTAAAGACATTTTTATTTCGCCGGTTCCTGTGATTGGTGCAGCGTTAAAAGTGCTGTTCATCTATTTTGCGCTGGTGTGGTGGTTAGCGAACAGTAAAAGGTTGATCGAACTGTTTCGCGTTAACCTGCTTGAAGCGAAACCAAACCCTCCATTCCTGATTCGTCTAATTTGGTATGTGAGCCGTGCGGATAGAGCCATTGCTTGGTTAATTGCTATCACCCTGTCTCTGCGTGTGCTATCAAGTATCCCTAGCCTGCAACATCTGATATTCCTTGAGATCTTCACGTGGTGGATTTTAGGTGGCTCTATCGCAATCAGCTTCATTCTTGAGTTTGCATACCGCATGGGACGTACCTCAAACAAAGAAGTCATTGCGCTACGCCTTTCAACGATTCGCCGTTACGTATGGAGTTTCATTGTTGCTGGTGTGATTCTGCAAATCTCTAGCATCACGCTGGGTAGAGGCACCATCTACAGTTGGATTTACAGCGTTCTATTCTTTTGGTTTGTGTTGGTGACCATCTCGGTACTTCGATTATGGAGAGCGAAGGTATTCAATAGCCTAGAACATATCTCTGATCGCCCAGTGTGGGTTAACTGGGCCGTGAATCGCCAAGATACCTTTTTACTTAATATCATCGCGACTGCGCTTGGTATTGCTTGGTTGAGTGTTTATCACTTCCAGCATCGCATCATGTCGCTGCTTTCGAACTACACAGTATTCAGTCAAGCACTGGCTTACCTGTTTAGGATTGAAGTGGCTAAGCAGTCTGACCTTGATAAGAATCAGAAAAACTTAGTGCGTATTAAAGGCGATCAGACATACGAATACATTCTACCTGGATCCATCGACAGCGAGCTGATTGACTATGCAGGCGACGAAGTAAAACAACTGTCTCGTTATCTTATGTCTGACAGTCCAGCGATTTGTATCGTGTCGGGTGAACGTGGCGTGGGTGCAACAACACTTCTGTATACCCTACTGCATAAGGTATCGAATGCAGAACCAATTTACGTTAGTTGCCCTTACGCGGGTTACCAAGAATTACTGTGTCATCTAGCAGTAAGCATCGGCTTAGAAGAAGACGCAACTGAGATTCAAATCTTGGCACATCTTCGTAAGAGCGAAACGACTTATCTGATTGCAATTGATAATGCACAACGCCTAGTTAAACCAATGGTTGGTGGTCTTTCAGATCTGATTCGATTGACTAACTTACTGCGTCGTTCGAAGAAGAACCACAGAATCGTGATGTCGATTGCTAAGTCTAGCTGGCGATTTGTCGATCGAGCTCGTGGCGAGCGTCTGTTATTTGATTTGGTTTGCTTCCTTCCGCGTTGGACAGAGAAACAAGTTGGTGAGTTGCTAAGCAGCCGCATTAATACTGAACTTGAGAAGCCATTATCATTTGATGGTTTAGTGGTACCAAAGCAGTGGGATCAAGATGACATGAGCGAAGAAGAACGCGCACGCCAAGGTTTCTATCGTATCTTGTGGCACTACTCAGATGGTAACCCGACCGTTGCACTGCGCTTCTTCCGTCTCTCTTTGAACAGAAACAAAGAGACAGACCAAGCGGTAGTAAGGCTGTTCCATGTTCCAGAAGCGCAAGAACTAGAGAACATGCCAAAACCTATGCTGGCGGTCCTTCGCTCTATCGTTCAGTTAGAAATTGCGTCTACCGAGGTGCTATCAGAATGTACTCAGCTAAGTATTGCCGAAATCACTGGTATTCTTCGCTACTTTGAGAGCCGTAGTTACATTGGTTGGAATGAAGATAAGGCAAGAATCTCTGACCACTGGTTCCGTCACATTACTAACGTTCTCGACCGTCAACATTTATTGGTGAAGTAA